In Oscillatoria salina IIICB1, a single window of DNA contains:
- a CDS encoding leucine-rich repeat domain-containing protein: protein MKAKKEAIVKQIIYSGFLAILGMIVSVDRAIAQVQNPSDTFKTFTDWCLNQNDLTPEARHTVQVLLEQAEIQECDRATEILTQKKELNLSENKIVDVTPLANLQNLRELGLGGNDLKIPTCPIQPDTVCIFE, encoded by the coding sequence ATGAAGGCAAAAAAGGAAGCGATCGTGAAGCAAATCATCTATTCTGGGTTTTTGGCAATTTTAGGAATGATTGTCAGTGTTGACAGGGCGATCGCACAAGTTCAAAATCCTTCAGATACCTTTAAGACGTTTACGGATTGGTGTCTCAATCAAAACGATTTAACCCCAGAGGCTCGTCATACGGTTCAAGTGTTATTAGAGCAAGCAGAAATACAAGAGTGCGATCGCGCCACAGAAATTCTCACTCAAAAAAAAGAGCTTAATCTAAGTGAAAATAAGATTGTAGATGTAACCCCCTTAGCCAATCTCCAGAATCTGAGAGAGCTTGGGCTTGGTGGAAATGATCTCAAAATTCCCACTTGTCCAATTCAACCAGACACCGTTTGCATCTTCGAGTAG
- a CDS encoding chromophore lyase CpcT/CpeT: MTDIKTLAQLMAADFSNQEQAFENPPLFAHIRVCMRPLPLEFLDGVSMMVEQAYDYMLNTPYRLRVIKLVGSDRGIEIENYIVKDEKDEKNFHGATRDLDRLYTLKPAQIEKLPGCNMIVKKTENGFTGEVEPGKSCIVVRKGKTTYLDSTFEIDETQFISYDRGRDPETDEHIWGSVAGPFRFVRWATFADEVKS, translated from the coding sequence ATGACAGATATCAAAACCTTAGCTCAATTAATGGCAGCAGATTTTAGCAACCAAGAGCAAGCCTTTGAAAATCCCCCTTTATTCGCTCATATCCGCGTCTGTATGCGTCCTCTGCCCTTAGAATTTCTCGATGGAGTGAGTATGATGGTAGAGCAAGCTTACGATTATATGCTCAACACGCCTTATCGACTGCGAGTGATTAAGTTAGTAGGGAGCGATCGCGGCATTGAAATTGAAAACTACATCGTTAAAGACGAGAAAGACGAGAAAAACTTCCACGGTGCAACTCGCGACTTAGATAGATTGTACACCTTAAAACCAGCCCAAATCGAGAAATTACCAGGCTGCAACATGATCGTCAAGAAAACTGAAAACGGCTTTACCGGAGAAGTCGAACCCGGTAAAAGTTGTATCGTCGTCCGCAAAGGAAAAACCACCTATCTCGACAGTACCTTTGAAATCGACGAAACCCAATTTATCAGCTACGATCGCGGACGAGATCCAGAAACCGACGAACACATTTGGGGTTCTGTCGCAGGTCCATTTCGCTTTGTCCGTTGGGCAACTTTTGCCGACGAAGTAAAAAGTTAA
- a CDS encoding universal stress protein gives MKISQPDRELLPNETPTLEGLTDSGFKKILVALDRQSEKTIFAKALKLASQGESNLMIFHGISEQLLKTPDMVNTANPWAFDGFYPPDNFEYFEKVRQAALNEVLSWLRSLCETATNLGIPTEFDYKMGDPGHVICNCAKNWGADLIIVGRRGRSGLSEILLGSVSNYVLHHATCAVLVVQ, from the coding sequence ATGAAAATATCACAGCCAGATCGGGAATTGTTACCTAATGAAACGCCGACACTAGAAGGGTTAACTGATAGTGGTTTCAAGAAGATTCTTGTTGCTCTCGATCGCCAGAGTGAAAAAACAATTTTTGCTAAAGCACTGAAATTAGCAAGCCAAGGTGAAAGCAATTTAATGATTTTCCACGGGATTAGCGAACAGTTGCTGAAAACTCCAGATATGGTTAATACAGCAAATCCTTGGGCTTTTGATGGCTTTTATCCCCCAGACAATTTTGAATACTTCGAGAAAGTTCGTCAGGCAGCCCTGAATGAAGTTTTAAGCTGGTTGCGATCGCTGTGTGAAACGGCAACAAATCTCGGCATTCCGACAGAGTTTGATTACAAAATGGGAGATCCCGGACACGTAATTTGTAATTGTGCTAAAAATTGGGGTGCAGATTTAATTATTGTCGGTCGTCGGGGTCGCTCTGGTTTAAGCGAAATTTTGCTTGGTAGTGTTAGTAATTACGTTTTGCATCATGCTACCTGTGCAGTTTTGGTTGTTCAGTAA
- a CDS encoding tetratricopeptide repeat protein yields the protein MLKLGMAVVVGSLTINMSWFGDLNLALAQTQPQVSPLEITTPDPLLPDLSGDRSLSAVERLRLEQELAKLNAEATALFNSGKQDEAFTIWYRELRLRRFLGIIEEVNSLARVGVVAWNNTRKRDVQIITQRLETIQQEAAAENQLTPELLTALGVAYEQIRVPKQALSVYEIILQRAREVQDRRAIATALQTIGKLNLTWFNYSQAAQAYEELLNLTELPLLPLEQLNYLEQLAFIYQQAKEPEKAIPIQEQLAEIYQGNQQLVKLAELKISLANNYRTINQPEQASKNYREAFDLAWALQQFAYARNALNQLAQLYAAYDETDYAIAVYQELIKVEQQSYDFYNLMNTYDQLAQIYFQQKNYTQALAMLQEGLKIAEMLGYQEAYFQTQIERVPE from the coding sequence ATGCTTAAATTGGGAATGGCGGTAGTTGTAGGAAGTTTGACAATAAATATGTCTTGGTTTGGCGATCTAAATTTAGCATTAGCCCAGACTCAACCGCAAGTTAGTCCTTTAGAAATTACTACTCCCGATCCATTATTACCCGATTTAAGTGGCGATCGTTCTCTCTCTGCGGTGGAACGTTTGCGTTTAGAACAGGAATTGGCTAAATTGAATGCGGAAGCAACTGCTTTATTTAATAGTGGAAAGCAAGATGAGGCGTTTACAATTTGGTATCGGGAATTGCGTTTGCGCCGTTTTTTAGGTATAATTGAAGAGGTAAATTCTTTAGCGAGAGTGGGAGTAGTTGCTTGGAATAATACTCGCAAAAGAGATGTCCAAATTATTACTCAGCGTTTAGAAACTATTCAGCAAGAAGCAGCCGCAGAAAATCAGTTAACTCCAGAGTTACTGACTGCTTTAGGTGTTGCTTACGAACAAATTCGGGTTCCCAAACAGGCTTTATCAGTGTATGAGATAATTTTACAACGAGCGCGCGAAGTCCAAGATCGTCGCGCGATCGCTACAGCTTTACAAACTATCGGAAAACTAAATTTAACTTGGTTTAATTATTCCCAAGCAGCCCAAGCTTATGAAGAGTTACTCAATTTAACTGAATTACCGCTTCTTCCTCTCGAACAACTAAATTATCTCGAACAGCTAGCTTTTATTTATCAGCAAGCAAAAGAACCAGAAAAGGCGATCCCCATTCAAGAACAGTTAGCCGAAATTTATCAAGGCAATCAACAATTAGTCAAATTAGCCGAACTGAAAATTTCTCTTGCTAATAATTATCGCACAATTAATCAACCAGAACAAGCCAGCAAAAACTATCGGGAAGCTTTTGACTTAGCTTGGGCTTTGCAACAGTTTGCTTATGCTCGTAATGCACTTAATCAATTAGCCCAACTATACGCAGCTTATGATGAAACTGACTACGCGATCGCCGTTTATCAGGAATTAATTAAGGTCGAACAACAGTCTTATGATTTTTATAATTTGATGAACACTTACGACCAACTCGCGCAAATTTATTTCCAACAGAAAAACTACACTCAAGCTTTAGCTATGCTGCAAGAAGGTTTAAAAATAGCTGAGATGTTAGGCTATCAAGAAGCTTATTTTCAAACGCAAATTGAGCGAGTCCCTGAGTAG
- a CDS encoding ABC transporter permease, which produces MSRAKALQYYLLTRLMLAPLMLFTIVTLVFLLLRATPGDPADAILGNRAPEAAKIALREQLGLNKPLFLQYLDYLGDLLRLDLGSSLTSAGLPVWEVIKQYFPATVELAFFSMVVAVIVGVGVGMISASFPGTFLDAGGRLFGIITYSLPLFWVGMVLQLIFAVGLGWFPIGTRFPISYPPPPTITGLYTFDSLLSGNFQQFLIALHYLALPCLALGVLLSGIFERIVRVNLKKTLQADYVEAARARGIPEIKILFNHAFKNALIPVITILGLTFAALLGGAVLTEVTFSWPGLGNRLYEAISLRDYPTVQGIMVFFGAIVVVASILIDIANAYVDPRIRY; this is translated from the coding sequence ATGTCTCGCGCTAAAGCCCTGCAATATTATCTTTTAACCCGTCTAATGCTCGCACCACTGATGTTGTTTACCATCGTCACCCTCGTCTTTCTCTTGTTGCGAGCAACTCCCGGCGATCCTGCTGATGCTATTCTAGGTAATCGCGCCCCGGAAGCGGCAAAAATTGCTCTGCGCGAACAACTTGGACTTAACAAACCTTTGTTTCTGCAATATCTCGACTATCTCGGCGATTTGCTGCGTCTCGACTTAGGAAGCTCCCTCACTAGCGCTGGTTTGCCAGTTTGGGAGGTAATTAAGCAATATTTTCCCGCTACAGTGGAACTTGCTTTTTTTAGTATGGTAGTTGCCGTAATTGTGGGCGTGGGTGTAGGCATGATTTCTGCTTCGTTTCCAGGTACATTTCTCGATGCTGGGGGTAGACTTTTTGGCATTATTACCTACTCTTTGCCTTTATTTTGGGTGGGAATGGTTTTGCAATTAATTTTTGCTGTGGGGCTAGGTTGGTTTCCGATTGGTACTCGTTTTCCGATTAGTTATCCACCACCGCCAACGATTACTGGCTTGTACACTTTTGATAGTCTTTTAAGTGGTAATTTTCAGCAATTTTTGATTGCTTTGCATTATCTGGCTTTACCTTGTTTGGCTTTGGGCGTACTTTTGAGCGGTATTTTCGAGCGAATTGTGCGCGTAAATTTGAAGAAAACTTTGCAAGCAGATTATGTGGAAGCTGCGAGGGCGAGAGGGATTCCGGAAATTAAAATTCTGTTTAATCATGCTTTTAAAAATGCTTTAATTCCGGTAATTACAATTCTGGGATTGACTTTTGCTGCTTTGTTGGGAGGTGCAGTTTTAACTGAAGTTACCTTCTCTTGGCCCGGTTTAGGTAATCGTCTCTATGAAGCCATTTCCCTGAGAGATTATCCCACAGTCCAGGGAATTATGGTCTTTTTTGGCGCGATCGTGGTGGTGGCTAGCATTTTGATTGATATTGCTAATGCTTATGTCGATCCGCGTATTCGTTATTAA
- a CDS encoding DUF3368 domain-containing protein produces MAKQRGIINDVSERIQALRDAGLWLLDTVVNLLKQQAGE; encoded by the coding sequence TTGGCAAAACAACGTGGAATTATTAATGATGTATCAGAAAGAATTCAAGCTTTACGAGATGCTGGATTATGGTTGTTGGATACTGTGGTGAATTTACTTAAACAACAAGCGGGAGAATAA
- a CDS encoding esterase-like activity of phytase family protein, with amino-acid sequence MNKIAKLLLSLVLLISLTACSTNRLNAQERIFLDLKLEFLDEYQLPKSNFNGTKVGGLSAIAYDPASSNYYVISDDRSNFAPARFYTFNIGFNQKDLDKIGIEKVDIKNVTYLRNENGQTYPAGSVDLEGIAVSPKRTIFVSSEGIPSQQIAPLIAEYDIETGKLLSKLRLPQRYLPNETDKQDEPPRGVQDNLGFESLSLNPNGLAASDPFRLFTATEAALLQDKIALNPETSDRLRFLHYVIGPVGSPLLLAEHLYLLEPTPKNTIANGLTEMSAIEPEGFFLTLERTFGAIGAGAKIFQVVIGNATDISGVDSLKGELGELQPLKKKILLDLSELGIYLDNLEAMTLGPRFRDGTQSLILLSDDNFRDNQVTQFLLFRLTEG; translated from the coding sequence ATGAATAAAATAGCCAAACTACTTTTAAGCCTGGTACTGCTGATAAGTTTAACTGCTTGCAGCACAAATCGACTGAACGCCCAAGAAAGAATATTTCTCGATTTGAAATTAGAATTTTTAGACGAATATCAGTTGCCAAAAAGTAACTTTAATGGTACGAAAGTCGGAGGATTATCCGCGATCGCCTACGATCCCGCTTCCTCGAACTACTATGTAATTTCTGACGATCGCAGTAACTTTGCCCCCGCAAGATTTTATACTTTCAACATTGGCTTTAATCAAAAAGACTTAGATAAGATCGGCATAGAGAAGGTTGACATCAAAAACGTTACCTATCTCCGTAACGAAAACGGACAAACTTATCCTGCGGGTAGCGTCGATCTTGAAGGAATTGCTGTTTCTCCGAAAAGAACGATCTTCGTTTCCAGTGAAGGAATTCCCTCTCAACAAATTGCGCCCTTAATTGCTGAGTATGACATCGAAACTGGGAAACTACTGTCAAAATTACGACTTCCCCAACGTTACTTACCCAACGAAACCGATAAACAAGACGAACCTCCACGAGGAGTCCAAGATAACCTCGGCTTTGAATCCTTATCCCTTAATCCTAACGGATTAGCAGCCAGCGATCCCTTTCGGTTATTTACCGCCACCGAAGCAGCACTACTACAAGATAAAATAGCGTTAAATCCAGAAACTAGCGATCGCCTGCGCTTTCTCCACTACGTTATCGGACCCGTAGGTTCCCCATTGTTACTAGCCGAACACTTGTATTTACTCGAACCCACACCAAAAAACACGATCGCCAATGGCTTAACCGAGATGAGTGCGATCGAACCAGAAGGATTCTTCTTAACATTAGAGCGCACATTCGGCGCGATCGGAGCAGGAGCAAAAATTTTTCAAGTCGTCATTGGTAACGCTACCGACATCTCCGGTGTTGACAGCTTAAAAGGAGAACTGGGCGAACTGCAACCCCTCAAGAAAAAAATCTTACTCGATCTTAGCGAACTCGGTATTTATCTCGACAACCTCGAAGCAATGACCCTCGGACCGCGTTTTCGCGACGGAACCCAAAGTTTAATTTTACTCAGCGATGATAATTTTCGTGACAACCAAGTAACTCAGTTTCTCTTATTCCGCCTCACAGAGGGATGA
- a CDS encoding leucine-rich repeat domain-containing protein, whose translation MKAKKEAIVKQIIYSGFLAILGMTVSIDSAIAQVENPSDTFETFTDWCLNQDELTPEARHTVQVLLEQAETQECDRATEILTQKKELNLSENAIVDVTPLASLQNLTSLGLGENNIEDVTPLANLHNLTAIVLWNNEIVDVTPLASLQNLEELYLINNEIEDVTPLANLQNLEELYLINNEIEDVTPLANLHNLTLLWLGDNEIVDLKPLANLQNLTWLEVGSNGIVDVTPLANLHNLTELEVDGNKIVDVTPLANLQNLTRLEVGFNEIVDVTPLANLQNLTRLEVGGNGIVDVTPLANLQNLEELYLIDNEIVDVTPLANLQNLTRLELRDNEIEDVTPLANLQNLTTLGLGGNEIVDVTSLANLQNLTTLGLDFNEIVDVTSLANLHNLEELFLSFNKIVDVTPLANLHNLEELDLGSNNIGDVTPLANLQNLTTLGLSGNDLKIPTCPIQPETVCRF comes from the coding sequence GTGAAGGCAAAGAAGGAAGCGATCGTGAAGCAAATCATCTATTCTGGGTTTTTGGCAATTTTAGGAATGACTGTCAGTATTGACAGCGCGATCGCGCAAGTTGAAAATCCGTCAGATACCTTTGAGACGTTTACAGATTGGTGTCTGAATCAAGACGAGTTAACCCCAGAGGCTCGTCATACGGTTCAAGTATTATTAGAGCAAGCAGAAACACAAGAGTGCGATCGCGCCACAGAAATTCTCACTCAAAAAAAAGAGCTTAATCTAAGTGAAAATGCGATTGTAGACGTAACCCCCTTAGCTAGTCTTCAGAATCTGACATCGCTTGGGCTTGGTGAAAATAACATTGAAGATGTAACGCCCTTAGCCAATCTCCACAATCTGACAGCGATTGTTCTTTGGAACAATGAGATTGTAGATGTAACCCCCTTAGCCAGTCTCCAGAATCTGGAAGAGCTTTATCTTATTAACAATGAAATTGAAGATGTAACCCCCTTAGCCAATCTCCAGAATCTGGAAGAGCTTTATCTTATTAACAATGAAATTGAAGATGTAACCCCCTTAGCCAATCTCCACAATCTGACATTGCTTTGGCTTGGTGACAATGAGATTGTGGATTTAAAACCCTTAGCCAATCTCCAAAATCTGACATGGCTTGAGGTCGGTTCCAATGGGATTGTAGATGTAACGCCCTTAGCCAATCTCCACAATCTGACAGAGCTTGAGGTTGATGGAAATAAGATTGTAGATGTAACGCCCTTAGCCAATCTCCAGAATCTGACACGGCTTGAGGTTGGTTTCAATGAGATTGTAGATGTAACGCCCTTAGCCAATCTCCAGAATTTGACACGGCTTGAGGTTGGTGGAAATGGGATTGTAGATGTAACCCCCTTAGCCAATCTCCAGAATCTGGAAGAGCTTTATCTTATTGACAATGAGATTGTAGATGTAACGCCCTTAGCCAATCTCCAGAATTTGACACGGCTTGAGCTTCGTGACAATGAGATTGAAGATGTAACTCCCTTAGCCAATCTCCAGAATTTGACAACGCTTGGGCTTGGTGGAAATGAGATTGTAGATGTAACCTCCTTAGCCAATCTCCAGAATTTGACAACGCTTGGGCTTGATTTCAATGAGATTGTAGATGTAACCTCCTTAGCCAATCTCCACAATCTCGAAGAGCTTTTTCTTAGTTTCAATAAAATTGTAGATGTAACCCCCTTAGCTAATCTCCACAATCTCGAAGAGCTTGATCTTGGTTCCAATAATATTGGAGATGTAACCCCCTTAGCCAATCTCCAGAATCTGACAACACTTGGGCTTAGTGGAAACGATCTCAAAATTCCCACTTGTCCAATTCAACCAGAAACCGTTTGCAGGTTCTAG